The genome window GATTGATGCCAAGAACGACGGCTTCTATGTCCTGGTCCACTTTGAGCACATCCGACGGTTTGGCGATGCGCTTGGTCCAGGACAATTCGGTGACGTGGACCAGGCCTTCGACGCCCGGCTCCAGTTCGATGAATGCGCCATAGGGCACCAGGTTGACGACCCGGCCCTTGACCCGCGCGCCGATGGGATATTTGCTTTCGATATTGTCCCACGGGTTGGCCAGCTTCTGCTTCAGACCGAGGCTGACCCGCTCTTTCTCTTTGTTGATGTCGAGCACGACGACATCGATATCCTGGCCGACCTTGAGGAGTTCGGAAGGATGTCCGATCCGGCCCCAGCTCATGTCCGTGATGTGGAGCAGGCCGTCAATTCCGTTGAGATCAATGAACGCGCCGAAGTCCGTGATATTCTTGACCGTGCCCTTGCGGATGTCGCCCGGAACCATTTCGGCCAGGAGCCGCGCGCGTTTCTCGTTGCGCTCCTGTTCGATCAATTCGCGGCGGGACAGGACGATGTTCTGGCGCTCCTGGTTGATCTTGACGACTTTGAAATCGTACAAATTGCCGACGAACGTGGCCAGGTTCTTGGGTGGAATGATGTCGATTTGCGAGGCGGGCAGGAAAGCCTCCACACCGATATTGACCAGCAGTCCGCCTTTGACGACGGACTTGACCTTCCCGGAAATCGTGCCCCCTTCGTTGCAGATCGTCAGGATTTTGTCCCAGTTTTTCTTGAATTCGGCTTTCTCGCGCGATAGCACGACCATGCCGTCTTTGTCTTCCAGTTTTTCGATGAGGACGTCGATTTGGTCGCCGACTTTGACTTTTTTGATGTCTTCAAATTCGTTGGCGGAAATGACGCCTTCGCTTTTGTAGCCGATATCGACCAGAACTTCCTTGGAACGAACTTCGATGATGATTCCTTTGACGATTTCACCTGCGGCAAAGCGGATCGTGCTCTGCTTCAGGGCTTCTTCCATGGTCAGCATAAA of Verrucomicrobiota bacterium contains these proteins:
- a CDS encoding 30S ribosomal protein S1, translating into MLTMEEALKQSTIRFAAGEIVKGIIIEVRSKEVLVDIGYKSEGVISANEFEDIKKVKVGDQIDVLIEKLEDKDGMVVLSREKAEFKKNWDKILTICNEGGTISGKVKSVVKGGLLVNIGVEAFLPASQIDIIPPKNLATFVGNLYDFKVVKINQERQNIVLSRRELIEQERNEKRARLLAEMVPGDIRKGTVKNITDFGAFIDLNGIDGLLHITDMSWGRIGHPSELLKVGQDIDVVVLDINKEKERVSLGLKQKLANPWDNIESKYPIGARVKGRVVNLVPYGAFIELEPGVEGLVHVTELSWTKRIAKPSDVLKVDQDIEAVVLGINRDEQKISLGIRQLETNPWDKALEKYPPGSRVKGKIRNLTSYGAFVELEDGLDGMVHVSDVSWTRKINHPSEVLKKGDEVEAVVLEIDKANQRISLGVKQLSEDPWNNIDKYYKVGDLVTGKVTKLASFGAFVGLQHDIDGLVHISQVSEERVDKIKNVLRVDQEVTARVIKIDKGERRIGLSIKAANYSQEQLKAEQAMLDSLKPGEDLVALQHAFDAADEAKQ